Proteins from a genomic interval of Chroococcidiopsis thermalis PCC 7203:
- a CDS encoding polyphosphate kinase 2 family protein has protein sequence MANSKSAKKSAAQINKTTDNETAKVARTMSPETVVADELPPKPDYPRYRVTPNEPIQLSQIDPDTCESYQSKKEIEAELEYYRDRLSLLQERLYAEQQRSLLIVLQAMDTGGKDGTIKHVFQGINPQGCRVWSFKNPSQEELSHDFLWRYHQRTPQRGMINIFNRSHYEDVLIVRVKQLVPEAVWQKRYHSINEFEQMLVLNNISIIKFFLHISKDEQKRRLEKRLEDPDKRWKFSINDVNERKLWDDYQQAYEDAINYCSTEYAPWYVVPANKKWYRNLVIARAIADTLEAMNPQYPAAAQNLENITIPD, from the coding sequence ATGGCGAATTCAAAATCGGCAAAAAAATCCGCTGCTCAGATTAACAAAACTACAGATAATGAGACAGCAAAAGTTGCCCGCACTATGTCTCCAGAGACAGTTGTAGCAGACGAGTTACCACCAAAACCCGATTATCCCCGCTATCGCGTCACTCCCAACGAACCAATTCAGCTAAGTCAAATCGACCCAGATACTTGTGAAAGCTATCAGAGCAAGAAAGAGATAGAAGCAGAACTAGAGTATTATCGCGATCGCTTGAGTTTGTTACAAGAACGCCTGTACGCCGAGCAGCAGCGCAGTCTACTCATCGTACTGCAAGCAATGGATACTGGTGGGAAAGACGGCACAATTAAACATGTTTTTCAGGGAATCAATCCTCAAGGTTGTCGAGTTTGGTCTTTTAAAAATCCCAGCCAAGAAGAATTGAGCCATGATTTTTTGTGGCGCTACCATCAGCGGACACCGCAACGAGGCATGATTAATATTTTTAATCGTTCTCACTACGAAGATGTATTAATCGTGCGCGTTAAACAACTCGTGCCGGAAGCAGTATGGCAGAAAAGATATCACAGCATTAATGAATTTGAACAAATGCTGGTTTTGAATAATATTAGTATTATTAAGTTTTTTCTACATATTTCTAAAGACGAACAAAAACGTAGATTAGAAAAGCGGCTGGAAGACCCAGATAAGCGATGGAAATTTTCTATTAACGATGTCAACGAGCGGAAATTATGGGATGATTACCAACAAGCTTATGAAGATGCAATTAATTATTGCTCTACAGAGTATGCTCCTTGGTATGTCGTTCCGGCAAATAAGAAGTGGTATAGAAACTTAGTTATTGCTCGGGCGATCGCTGATACCTTAGAAGCAATGAATCCACAATATCCAGCAGCAGCACAAAATTTAGAAAATATAACTATTCCCGATTAA
- a CDS encoding GNAT family N-acetyltransferase, translating to MSTLPSGCNLRPANAKDAWAIRKLVLSAKLDPTQLRWQQFSVVECNGRVVACGQLRAFAGAQELGSLVVASNWRGKGLGSYLVEYLIEQATQPLYLECLGRKLAEFYTRFGFVAVTWKELPRSLKFKFALSDLAAKIGVPVTIMRYSKL from the coding sequence ATGTCTACTTTACCATCAGGATGCAATCTTCGCCCTGCCAATGCTAAAGATGCTTGGGCAATTCGGAAGTTGGTGCTATCGGCAAAACTCGACCCGACGCAGTTACGCTGGCAACAATTTTCAGTCGTTGAATGCAACGGACGAGTCGTTGCTTGCGGGCAGTTACGGGCTTTTGCTGGGGCGCAAGAATTGGGTAGTTTAGTGGTTGCCTCTAACTGGCGGGGTAAAGGCTTGGGGTCGTACTTGGTGGAATATTTAATTGAACAAGCAACTCAGCCGCTTTATTTAGAATGCTTGGGGCGTAAACTAGCAGAGTTTTACACTCGCTTTGGGTTTGTTGCAGTTACATGGAAAGAATTACCGCGATCGCTCAAATTTAAGTTTGCTTTGTCTGACTTGGCAGCGAAAATCGGTGTTCCTGTAACAATTATGCGTTATTCAAAGCTGTAG
- a CDS encoding TetR/AcrR family transcriptional regulator, which produces MNAKIKNQPGRPRSVEADRAIHRATLELLAEVGYERMSIEAIASRAGVGKTTIYRRYNSKEELVADAIESRREDVEIPDTKNFWSDIDLIIASATQMTLDPLGRQIVALIISTASNNPQFAQVYWARYLQPRRQAFAAVIAQAKSRQEIATDIDADLVFDLISGIMLYGLVFPPTNESYQAYVRRAVGLVVKM; this is translated from the coding sequence ATGAATGCAAAAATTAAAAATCAGCCTGGAAGACCGCGTAGTGTAGAAGCCGATCGCGCTATTCATAGAGCCACCTTGGAACTCTTAGCCGAGGTGGGTTACGAGCGCATGAGTATAGAGGCGATCGCTAGCCGTGCAGGGGTGGGAAAAACCACAATTTACCGTCGCTACAACTCAAAAGAAGAACTGGTGGCAGATGCGATCGAAAGCCGTAGAGAAGACGTAGAAATTCCAGATACGAAAAACTTTTGGAGCGATATCGATTTAATTATTGCCAGTGCTACCCAAATGACCTTAGATCCTCTGGGACGGCAAATTGTAGCTTTAATTATCAGTACAGCATCTAACAATCCCCAGTTTGCTCAGGTTTACTGGGCGAGATATCTCCAACCCCGTCGCCAAGCCTTTGCTGCTGTCATCGCACAAGCAAAAAGCAGACAGGAAATTGCCACAGATATAGATGCCGATCTTGTCTTCGACCTCATCAGCGGTATCATGCTTTACGGATTGGTATTTCCACCTACAAACGAGTCGTATCAAGCATACGTTCGTCGTGCTGTTGGTTTAGTTGTAAAAATGTAA
- a CDS encoding bacteriorhodopsin, with product MTFLWQWLGVFGMSFGAIVFGIGAHNAKNQRWQILYTLNFFVCAIAAGLYLIMALGQGVDFINGRPTFWVRYVSWFISTPLLLLILTYLGKTSVTTTASLLGANAYTIAAGFVATISPYPVNYIWYIVSCAAYCATVYLLLNQYRPQVERTFPRVIPAFHKLLKVHLTIWTLYPIVWLLSPAGLNFLNISVETMFVTLLDMASKVGFGFLSLQTMSAIEKARQQAKTASSLVVFR from the coding sequence ATGACATTTCTCTGGCAGTGGCTTGGTGTATTTGGTATGTCGTTTGGTGCGATCGTTTTTGGAATTGGCGCTCACAATGCGAAAAATCAGCGTTGGCAAATTTTGTACACGCTCAACTTTTTCGTTTGCGCGATCGCGGCTGGACTTTATTTAATTATGGCTCTCGGTCAAGGAGTAGACTTTATTAACGGTCGTCCCACTTTCTGGGTCAGATATGTTTCTTGGTTTATTTCTACGCCTTTGTTGCTCTTAATTCTCACATATCTTGGAAAAACTAGCGTGACAACTACAGCGAGCTTGTTAGGAGCAAATGCTTATACAATTGCTGCTGGTTTTGTTGCTACTATTTCACCCTATCCAGTTAATTATATTTGGTATATTGTCAGTTGTGCAGCTTACTGTGCTACTGTATATCTTCTCCTTAACCAATATCGCCCACAAGTAGAACGTACCTTCCCTAGAGTTATTCCAGCTTTTCACAAATTGCTGAAAGTTCACTTGACAATATGGACGCTTTACCCGATAGTCTGGCTTCTGAGTCCCGCAGGTTTGAATTTCTTAAATATTAGCGTGGAAACAATGTTTGTGACTCTCCTCGATATGGCTTCCAAGGTAGGTTTTGGTTTTCTTTCATTACAAACTATGAGTGCTATAGAGAAAGCGAGACAGCAAGCAAAAACAGCATCTTCTTTAGTTGTATTTCGTTAA
- a CDS encoding carbohydrate ABC transporter permease: MAFERSRKQLLDNDAIAAWIFLTPALLMLGIFLIFPIAYLFYLSFTTGSFTAAGVRWVGFNNYLRLILNPDFWQVLSNTCYFTIATVIPSLAIPLGLAALLNRNIAWRGLLRSAYFLPSIVSIVAAGLGFRWLFQTDGPVNTWLNAIGISPIPWLGSNIWAMPVIILLSIWKQLGFNMVVFLAGLQAIPPSRYEAAELDGANAWQQFWYITLPGLRPTLIFATITTAIFTLRGFEQIYVVTGGGPLNSTNILVYYIYQEAFGQFDFGYAAAAATVLLLVALVLVYIQLQTWDEE; this comes from the coding sequence ATGGCTTTTGAGCGTTCTCGCAAGCAACTGCTAGATAACGATGCGATCGCAGCATGGATTTTTCTCACGCCAGCGCTGCTCATGCTAGGAATATTCCTAATATTTCCCATTGCTTATCTGTTTTATCTCAGCTTCACTACAGGAAGTTTTACCGCTGCTGGCGTGCGCTGGGTAGGGTTTAACAATTACTTACGACTAATTCTCAATCCTGATTTTTGGCAAGTTCTTAGTAATACTTGCTATTTTACCATTGCTACAGTAATTCCCAGTTTAGCGATCCCTTTAGGTTTGGCAGCACTATTAAACCGCAATATAGCTTGGCGAGGTCTATTACGCAGTGCCTATTTTCTCCCTTCAATTGTGTCTATTGTCGCCGCTGGGTTAGGATTTCGCTGGCTATTTCAAACCGATGGACCAGTCAATACATGGTTGAATGCAATTGGAATTTCTCCGATTCCCTGGCTAGGTAGTAATATTTGGGCAATGCCAGTCATCATTTTATTGAGTATTTGGAAGCAGCTAGGCTTCAATATGGTGGTATTTCTAGCTGGATTGCAGGCAATTCCTCCCAGTCGTTATGAAGCGGCAGAATTAGATGGAGCAAATGCTTGGCAGCAATTTTGGTATATTACTCTACCAGGATTGAGACCGACGTTAATCTTCGCTACGATTACAACAGCAATTTTTACTTTGCGGGGTTTCGAGCAAATTTATGTCGTGACTGGTGGAGGACCTTTAAATTCTACTAATATTTTAGTCTATTACATTTATCAAGAAGCTTTTGGGCAATTCGATTTCGGTTATGCTGCGGCTGCGGCTACAGTTTTGTTATTGGTAGCGCTAGTTTTAGTTTATATTCAGTTGCAAACTTGGGACGAAGAGTAG
- the purN gene encoding phosphoribosylglycinamide formyltransferase gives MTIPATTASTASLISPVDPTDLWIPGEPIKLGILASGNGSNFEAVAEAIAQGRLNAKIQVLIYNNPEAKVAVRAANRDVPAVLLNHRHFPSREDLDRQIVQTLHQYDVSWVIMAGWMRIVTPVLINAFAERIINIHPSLLPSFRGIQAVEQALAAGVKIAGCTVHIVVPEVDSGRILLQAAVPVLPDDTPQTLHQRIHQQEYRILPAAIALAAKQGAGTSWEQRAK, from the coding sequence ATGACGATCCCAGCAACCACCGCCTCTACTGCCAGCTTAATTTCTCCGGTCGATCCCACCGATCTATGGATACCAGGAGAACCAATTAAACTAGGTATACTTGCTTCGGGAAATGGCAGTAACTTTGAAGCTGTAGCAGAGGCGATCGCCCAAGGTAGACTTAATGCTAAAATTCAAGTTTTAATTTACAATAACCCAGAAGCGAAAGTCGCAGTTCGAGCTGCAAATCGTGACGTACCTGCCGTTTTGCTCAATCATCGTCACTTTCCCAGCCGTGAAGATCTAGATCGTCAAATTGTTCAAACTTTACATCAATATGACGTATCATGGGTTATAATGGCGGGCTGGATGCGAATTGTCACGCCAGTACTCATCAATGCTTTTGCCGAACGAATTATTAACATCCACCCCAGTTTATTACCCAGCTTTCGCGGCATTCAGGCAGTAGAACAAGCCCTTGCTGCTGGTGTAAAAATCGCAGGTTGTACGGTGCATATAGTCGTTCCCGAAGTTGATAGCGGGCGCATTTTGCTCCAAGCAGCCGTACCCGTCTTACCTGACGACACCCCCCAAACTCTACACCAACGAATTCACCAGCAAGAATATCGAATTTTACCCGCCGCGATCGCTCTTGCTGCGAAGCAGGGAGCAGGGACGAGCTGGGAGCAGAGAGCAAAATAA
- a CDS encoding WecB/TagA/CpsF family glycosyltransferase — translation MINRGKHSILGINIHAIDYEFAVNKIVVAAEKRVPYAVSALAVHGVMTGFLDPIHARRLNGMDLVVPDGQPVRWALWWLHKQGLPDRVCGPKLTLRIAQAFAEKGLSVYLYGSQIEVLQQFACQLQQRFPQLQIAGMEPSKFRRLSSEERKELVARIKASGASTVLLGLGCPRQEVWAYEYRQMLGIPILAVGAAFDFHAGRLAPAPQTMQDLGLEWLFRLLQEPRRLWRRYILLNPLYLWYVGFQLLGWKKFVPPAPDGSEPIESYG, via the coding sequence GTGATTAATCGAGGCAAACACTCCATCTTAGGAATTAACATCCACGCTATAGATTACGAATTTGCTGTCAACAAAATTGTTGTTGCGGCTGAAAAGAGAGTTCCCTATGCGGTCAGTGCGTTAGCCGTTCATGGCGTGATGACGGGATTTTTAGACCCCATTCACGCCCGTCGATTGAACGGTATGGATCTCGTAGTTCCTGACGGACAACCCGTGCGCTGGGCGCTGTGGTGGCTGCACAAGCAAGGATTACCCGATCGCGTCTGCGGTCCCAAGCTGACGCTCAGAATCGCTCAAGCTTTTGCTGAAAAAGGATTGAGTGTCTATCTATATGGCAGTCAAATAGAAGTATTACAGCAATTCGCTTGTCAGTTGCAGCAACGCTTTCCCCAGCTCCAAATTGCGGGCATGGAGCCTTCTAAATTTCGCCGTCTCTCTTCAGAGGAACGGAAAGAGTTAGTGGCTCGGATTAAAGCCTCTGGAGCTAGTACCGTACTTCTTGGTCTTGGTTGTCCTCGACAAGAAGTTTGGGCTTACGAATATCGCCAAATGCTAGGCATCCCCATCTTAGCTGTGGGTGCTGCCTTCGATTTTCACGCTGGTAGGCTAGCGCCAGCACCGCAAACAATGCAAGATTTGGGATTGGAGTGGTTATTTCGTCTGCTACAAGAACCCAGACGCTTGTGGCGGCGCTATATCCTGCTCAATCCGCTTTATTTATGGTATGTTGGCTTTCAGTTACTCGGTTGGAAAAAATTTGTGCCACCTGCTCCTGACGGTAGCGAACCGATTGAATCTTACGGGTAA
- a CDS encoding NAD-dependent epimerase/dehydratase family protein, whose protein sequence is MSVAIVTGSAGLIGSEAVRFFSALGMHVVGIDNDMRSFFFGEEASTRWNLRRLQSQIREYTHYDVDIRDSDRLDVIFQYYKQDIALVIHTAAQPSHDWAARDPFSDFSVNANGTLNLLQATRQHCPDTPFIFTSTNKVYGDLPNFLPLVELDRRWEIDPAHKYALGISEDMSIDRSKHSLFGASKVAADVLVQEYGHYFGIPTVCFRGGCLTGPSHSGTKLHGFLAYLMKCTVTGDPYTIYGYQGKQVRDNIHSSDLIAAFYEFYLNPGIAEVYNIGGGRESNCSMLEAIAYCEQIASKELNYSYTDENRSGDHIWYISDLSKFKAKYPNWSIKYDVPHILREIYTQNCERWLKYSD, encoded by the coding sequence ATGAGTGTTGCGATCGTTACTGGCTCTGCTGGTCTCATTGGTTCGGAAGCAGTACGTTTTTTTAGCGCTCTCGGTATGCATGTCGTCGGGATCGATAACGATATGCGTAGCTTTTTTTTTGGAGAGGAAGCTTCCACAAGATGGAATCTTAGGCGTTTACAATCTCAGATTAGAGAGTACACTCACTACGATGTAGATATCCGAGATAGCGATCGCCTGGATGTCATTTTTCAGTACTACAAACAAGACATTGCCCTTGTCATTCATACCGCAGCCCAGCCATCTCACGATTGGGCTGCACGCGATCCGTTCTCCGATTTCTCGGTCAATGCCAACGGTACGTTGAACTTGTTACAAGCAACGCGCCAACATTGCCCAGATACCCCATTTATCTTCACTTCCACTAACAAAGTCTACGGAGACTTACCCAACTTTTTACCCCTAGTTGAGTTAGACCGCCGCTGGGAGATCGATCCCGCTCATAAGTATGCTTTGGGGATCTCTGAAGATATGAGTATCGATCGCAGCAAGCACTCTCTATTCGGAGCTTCTAAGGTTGCAGCCGACGTATTAGTCCAAGAATACGGTCATTACTTTGGCATTCCTACTGTTTGCTTTCGGGGTGGCTGTTTGACCGGACCCAGCCATTCGGGAACGAAATTACACGGCTTTCTCGCTTACTTGATGAAATGTACCGTGACTGGCGATCCCTACACGATCTACGGTTATCAAGGCAAACAAGTCCGCGATAACATTCACTCCTCAGACTTGATTGCGGCATTTTATGAGTTCTATCTCAACCCTGGAATCGCTGAAGTTTACAACATCGGCGGTGGTAGAGAAAGCAATTGCTCAATGCTAGAGGCGATCGCTTATTGCGAACAAATTGCTAGCAAGGAGTTGAACTACTCTTACACCGATGAAAATCGCAGTGGCGACCACATCTGGTACATCAGCGATTTATCGAAGTTTAAAGCCAAGTATCCAAATTGGTCGATTAAATACGACGTACCGCACATTTTGCGGGAGATTTACACCCAAAACTGTGAAAGGTGGTTAAAGTACAGTGATTAA
- a CDS encoding DUF3102 domain-containing protein: protein MELEPGFDYRVLSEKNRSLVQQRTKELKERLQRTAQDIWDIGKKLVEVRAELKGHGYFDAWLRAEFGWSRRTAYNFIYVYEAFPYAKFAQMIIEPSALYRLASPSTPDAIRDKFIQQANAGSKVTHKEVLKAVTEEKLKQIPNSPIEHSLKSAAAQPEEDPSLNIDKEVKSVVPEIQQPPYKAAAYKANPTIVTPRFQQSHWYTLGMDHLLFCGDTNSPAFFDRLPEAAFALDIAVGGKWQHDWLMYKARSALILHPRERIDGERIRQLLLMFSEREDAIILPCAPSGEAIATIGRLKRKLFAGYRNRQQCQQAIADSGLKAQKVELP from the coding sequence ATGGAGCTAGAGCCAGGTTTCGATTACAGAGTTTTAAGTGAGAAAAACCGTTCGCTCGTTCAGCAAAGAACTAAAGAGCTGAAGGAGCGCTTGCAGCGTACAGCTCAAGATATATGGGACATTGGGAAGAAATTAGTTGAGGTGAGAGCAGAACTAAAAGGACATGGCTACTTCGATGCTTGGCTGAGAGCTGAATTCGGGTGGAGTCGGCGCACGGCATACAACTTTATTTATGTATACGAAGCATTTCCTTATGCAAAATTTGCACAGATGATCATCGAGCCATCCGCGCTCTATCGCTTAGCTTCGCCTTCGACTCCCGATGCAATCCGCGACAAATTTATTCAACAGGCTAATGCGGGTAGTAAAGTCACGCATAAAGAAGTTTTGAAAGCCGTTACTGAAGAAAAGCTGAAGCAAATTCCCAATTCTCCCATCGAACATTCTCTCAAATCGGCAGCAGCTCAACCAGAAGAAGACCCGTCCCTAAATATAGATAAAGAAGTTAAATCAGTCGTCCCAGAAATACAACAACCTCCCTATAAAGCTGCTGCTTATAAAGCTAATCCAACAATTGTCACCCCACGTTTCCAGCAGTCGCATTGGTACACGCTGGGCATGGATCACCTATTATTTTGCGGCGATACTAACTCACCAGCATTTTTCGATCGCCTACCGGAAGCAGCTTTTGCTTTGGATATTGCGGTAGGTGGTAAGTGGCAGCATGACTGGTTAATGTATAAAGCTCGCTCGGCGTTGATCCTCCATCCCCGGGAAAGAATTGATGGAGAGCGGATTAGGCAGCTACTATTGATGTTTTCGGAACGGGAAGATGCAATAATATTACCCTGCGCGCCCAGTGGAGAGGCGATCGCTACGATCGGTAGGCTCAAACGGAAATTATTTGCAGGCTATCGAAATCGACAACAGTGCCAACAGGCGATCGCTGATTCGGGATTAAAAGCGCAAAAGGTTGAATTACCCTAG
- a CDS encoding GumC family protein, whose translation MESRVESREAVDINLQNLQLAIKRRWLAAAGVFGFVLGLSTIVTLLQAPLYQAEGKLLLKKPSETSSLNPEKYEPRLEPLSAESNPVSTESEIVSSIPLAQKTIAALTLKDEEGKPLKPTALISQLTLKNIPATDVLQVAYESKDPQEAAAVVNKLMSAYVDYNIQSNRAEASAAEDFIVKQLPQTESTVRAAEASLRRFKERHQIVSLEHEAISAVEVLKELQDQITLAEAALVQTQGRATKLQKEIALTSQDVVPINSLKESPGIQKTLAELQRVEGDLVVLQTRFEDTYPEVQKLQQKRNALKQLLEGRIGQMLGNSKQVSNRNLEAGELQQKLAEDLVRAEVERLSLSNRLKFLAQARTNYRQRATVLPQLEQQQRELERQVRAAQATYELMLKKLQELRVEQNRNIGNASIIETALVPETPLLGKRVMTLGLGGIAAILLAIATITLLELSDASIKTLREIKQLFGYTLIGSIPQLGKFIKLKPERQQDCPVPELAVRNSPRSLTAEAYRMLQANLRFLNLDRPLKAVVVTSSVPKEGKSTVCANLAVAIAQLGRRVLLIDADLRSPIQHHIWQQTNVEGLSHVLVGGTDFQAAVEQVMPNLHVLTAGVVPPNPMALIDSQRMAALVSSLSDRYDFVIIDAPPLVVAADALTLGKITDGILLVARLGVVDYTNAAAAREALKCSCQTVLGVVANSVPSENRPYSSFHYQSQDNLDTTVVSSR comes from the coding sequence ATGGAATCTAGAGTGGAATCTAGAGAAGCCGTAGACATCAACTTGCAAAACTTGCAGTTAGCCATCAAACGACGATGGTTGGCAGCAGCAGGGGTATTTGGCTTTGTCTTAGGACTCTCAACAATCGTAACCCTTTTGCAAGCGCCGCTATACCAAGCAGAAGGCAAGCTCTTGCTCAAAAAGCCCAGCGAGACTTCTAGTCTCAACCCTGAAAAGTACGAGCCGCGCTTGGAACCGCTCAGCGCTGAGAGCAATCCGGTGAGTACCGAGTCGGAAATCGTCAGTTCGATCCCGTTGGCACAGAAAACGATCGCTGCTCTCACCCTTAAAGATGAGGAAGGTAAGCCGCTCAAACCGACAGCACTGATTAGCCAGTTGACACTGAAAAATATTCCCGCTACTGACGTGTTGCAAGTCGCATACGAAAGTAAAGATCCTCAAGAAGCAGCAGCAGTCGTCAATAAATTGATGAGCGCCTATGTAGATTACAACATTCAGAGTAACCGTGCCGAAGCCTCAGCCGCAGAAGATTTTATCGTCAAGCAACTGCCGCAGACAGAAAGCACGGTGCGGGCAGCTGAAGCTAGTTTGCGCCGTTTCAAGGAACGACACCAAATCGTTAGCTTAGAACATGAAGCTATCTCAGCTGTAGAAGTGCTGAAGGAACTACAAGACCAAATCACACTTGCAGAAGCAGCACTCGTACAAACTCAAGGTCGAGCGACAAAACTGCAAAAAGAAATTGCCCTCACTTCCCAAGATGTCGTACCGATTAATTCTCTCAAAGAGTCCCCCGGAATACAAAAGACCCTGGCAGAATTACAACGGGTAGAAGGCGATTTGGTTGTCCTCCAAACTCGTTTTGAAGACACATACCCCGAAGTCCAAAAATTACAACAAAAACGGAATGCCCTCAAACAGTTGTTAGAAGGACGCATAGGACAAATGTTGGGCAACTCGAAGCAAGTATCGAATCGCAATTTAGAAGCAGGCGAGTTGCAACAAAAATTGGCTGAAGACTTGGTAAGAGCGGAAGTCGAACGCCTCAGTTTGTCTAATAGATTAAAATTTTTAGCTCAAGCTAGAACGAACTACAGGCAAAGAGCGACAGTTTTACCGCAATTAGAGCAGCAACAACGGGAGTTAGAGCGACAAGTCAGAGCCGCCCAAGCTACCTACGAATTAATGCTGAAAAAACTGCAAGAACTACGGGTAGAGCAAAACAGAAATATTGGTAACGCCAGCATTATTGAAACAGCATTAGTGCCAGAAACTCCCTTATTGGGTAAAAGAGTGATGACTCTCGGTTTAGGAGGAATCGCCGCAATACTACTGGCGATCGCCACGATTACTTTACTCGAACTGAGCGACGCATCAATCAAAACACTTAGAGAAATTAAGCAGTTGTTTGGTTATACCTTAATTGGTAGCATTCCTCAACTTGGTAAATTCATCAAATTGAAACCTGAACGACAGCAAGATTGTCCAGTTCCCGAACTAGCGGTGAGAAATAGCCCTCGCTCGTTGACAGCGGAAGCTTATCGCATGTTACAAGCTAACTTGCGGTTTTTGAATTTAGATCGTCCGCTCAAAGCTGTCGTCGTGACGAGTTCAGTACCCAAAGAAGGCAAATCGACCGTTTGTGCTAATTTAGCCGTCGCGATCGCCCAGCTAGGACGCAGAGTACTATTAATTGATGCCGACCTCCGCTCTCCGATCCAACACCATATTTGGCAGCAAACGAATGTAGAGGGTTTGAGCCACGTCCTCGTTGGCGGAACCGACTTTCAGGCAGCAGTAGAACAAGTTATGCCCAACTTACACGTTCTTACGGCTGGAGTCGTGCCACCTAACCCAATGGCTTTAATCGACTCACAGCGAATGGCTGCATTGGTTAGTTCTTTAAGCGATCGCTACGATTTCGTCATCATCGACGCTCCGCCTTTGGTAGTAGCGGCAGATGCTTTAACTCTAGGAAAAATTACCGATGGAATTTTGTTGGTCGCTAGGCTAGGGGTGGTCGATTATACTAATGCAGCTGCGGCAAGAGAGGCTCTCAAATGTTCCTGTCAGACAGTGCTGGGAGTTGTTGCCAATAGCGTTCCGTCCGAAAATCGACCTTACAGTTCCTTCCATTATCAAAGTCAAGACAATCTCGATACCACAGTAGTCTCTAGTAGGTGA
- a CDS encoding ABC transporter permease, with protein MKTREIVLEAGKTESQYWRDVWDYRELLYFLAWRDILVRYKQTAIGILWALIRPFLTTIVLTVVFSVLAKLPSEGNVPYPIMVFAAMLPWQFFANALTECSNSLITNSQIISKIYFPRLIVPVSAVVVCFIDFLISGMILLALMAWYNFVPDWRILTLPLFTAIAFAAAIGAGLWLAALTVEYRDFRHVVPFLVQVGQYISPVGFSSNIVTEQWRLLYSLNPMVGVIDGFRWAILGGEAQLYLPGLILSVGLVLLLLTSSIWYFRRTERTFADVI; from the coding sequence ATGAAAACGCGCGAGATCGTATTAGAAGCAGGCAAAACTGAAAGTCAGTATTGGCGAGATGTTTGGGACTATCGCGAATTATTATATTTCCTCGCTTGGCGAGATATTTTGGTTCGGTACAAACAAACCGCGATCGGTATTCTCTGGGCGCTGATTCGACCGTTTCTCACTACGATCGTGCTGACAGTAGTTTTTAGCGTTTTGGCTAAATTGCCCTCAGAAGGAAACGTGCCTTACCCGATTATGGTGTTCGCCGCAATGCTACCCTGGCAATTTTTCGCAAATGCCCTGACCGAGTGTAGCAATAGCTTAATTACGAACTCTCAAATTATTTCTAAGATTTATTTTCCTCGCTTAATCGTTCCCGTAAGTGCAGTTGTGGTCTGCTTTATAGATTTTTTAATTTCTGGTATGATATTACTAGCTTTAATGGCATGGTACAATTTCGTACCTGATTGGCGAATTCTCACACTACCTTTATTTACTGCGATCGCCTTTGCTGCGGCAATAGGCGCTGGACTGTGGTTAGCAGCCTTAACAGTCGAATATCGAGATTTTCGCCATGTCGTACCGTTTCTCGTTCAAGTCGGTCAATACATCTCGCCTGTAGGTTTTAGTAGCAATATCGTTACCGAACAGTGGCGATTGCTATATTCTCTAAATCCGATGGTAGGGGTGATTGATGGGTTCCGTTGGGCAATTTTAGGGGGAGAAGCTCAACTTTACCTACCAGGATTAATTCTGAGCGTAGGGTTAGTTTTACTCTTACTGACTAGCAGTATTTGGTATTTTCGACGCACGGAGCGCACCTTCGCAGACGTGATTTAA